A region of Veillonellaceae bacterium DNA encodes the following proteins:
- a CDS encoding putative lipid II flippase FtsW: MSSRSETSQVKLEVSRYTPPELLGLVAVTVILICIGTVNIYSSTQYMNIISGDSTYSHLARHLLFLSISVITAFVLTRLPIKLVRKGALVWVIGTVLLLCLVIVAGKNVNGATRWIQLGPVSLQPSEFAKVTGIIWASSYLAKKVDAGEKIALIPQVFRAIIGIFVSIFLFASGSKRKKNKKYTFSQLLTYISPLAAPLVMAALVMKQPDMGTAAIILLLPCLLYIIAGLPAIEILLGGAGISTLGLLLALSSAYRRDRLFVLWDPFSDAAGKGYQTVQSLIAVGSGGFFGQGIGKGFAKFLYLPEQYTDFAYAVFCQEMGFIGGIIVMLLFMAFLLLGFATARRLKDSYSAFVVYGLTLMISLQGLINMAMVLGSFPVTGVPLPFISFGGTSLLTNICSVGLIYGTAVQSIENTEREVRKKRIQAMDGVNLF; the protein is encoded by the coding sequence ATGTCGTCTCGTAGCGAGACGTCCCAAGTCAAATTAGAAGTTTCGCGATATACACCACCTGAATTATTGGGGCTGGTTGCTGTCACGGTAATTCTGATCTGCATCGGGACTGTGAATATCTACAGCTCAACTCAGTACATGAATATCATATCGGGGGACAGCACGTACTCCCACTTGGCAAGACATCTTCTGTTCCTCTCAATCAGCGTAATTACAGCATTCGTGCTGACGAGGCTTCCCATCAAGCTCGTGCGCAAAGGAGCGCTGGTCTGGGTCATCGGGACGGTGCTCTTGCTCTGCCTTGTCATCGTAGCCGGGAAGAATGTCAACGGCGCGACCCGCTGGATCCAGCTTGGGCCGGTGTCGCTGCAGCCATCTGAATTTGCCAAGGTGACAGGAATCATATGGGCCTCTTCTTATCTTGCAAAAAAAGTGGATGCAGGCGAGAAAATCGCCCTTATTCCGCAGGTCTTCCGTGCTATTATCGGCATATTCGTCAGTATTTTCCTCTTTGCATCAGGCTCTAAGAGGAAGAAAAACAAGAAGTACACGTTCAGCCAGCTTCTGACATACATTTCGCCATTGGCAGCGCCGCTTGTCATGGCAGCTCTTGTCATGAAGCAGCCGGACATGGGCACGGCAGCCATCATCCTGCTCCTGCCATGCCTCCTTTATATCATTGCGGGGCTTCCTGCCATTGAAATTCTTTTGGGCGGCGCAGGAATCAGTACGCTCGGACTTCTCCTGGCTCTCAGTTCAGCGTACAGGAGGGACAGGCTTTTCGTGCTCTGGGATCCGTTCTCTGATGCAGCCGGCAAGGGGTATCAGACCGTGCAGAGTCTGATTGCTGTCGGCTCCGGCGGGTTTTTCGGACAGGGAATAGGCAAAGGATTTGCCAAATTCCTTTATCTTCCCGAGCAGTATACAGACTTCGCCTATGCGGTATTCTGCCAGGAAATGGGATTCATCGGCGGAATTATCGTCATGCTCCTTTTCATGGCATTCCTGCTTCTGGGATTTGCCACGGCAAGGCGTCTGAAGGATTCCTACTCAGCCTTCGTGGTCTATGGACTGACGCTCATGATCTCGCTGCAGGGGCTCATCAATATGGCAATGGTTCTCGGATCATTCCCTGTTACAGGCGTCCCGCTGCCTTTCATTTCCTTTGGCGGCACATCCCTTTTGACGAATATCTGCTCTGTCGGCCTGATTTACGGAACTGCTGTGCAGAGCATTGAAAACACCGAACGGGAAGTACGAAAAAAGCGGATACAGGCGATGGATGGAGTGAATCTTTTCTGA
- a CDS encoding glycosyltransferase family 2 protein, protein MDRIAVLIPCWNEALTIRKVVTDFKRELPEAVIYVYDNNSTDDTAAIAREAGAVVRKEYRQGKGNVIRSMFRDIDAECYIMTDGDDTYPAECAREMADMVLSGQADMVVGDRLSSSYFEENKRPFHNSGNVVVRRFINMFWGKNSHDIKDVMTGYRAFSTMFVKTFPILSKGFEIETEMTIHALDKNLLIRNLPVSYRDRPEGSVSKLHTFRDGIRVLRTIFLLYKDYRPLRFFTMASLILALIALLLFIPVFHEYVMTGLVPKLPTLVTSGFFMVSAVVALGIGLVLDTEVKNSRKNLEIQMNIIQMMLKK, encoded by the coding sequence ATGGACCGCATAGCTGTGCTCATTCCGTGCTGGAACGAAGCTTTGACAATCAGGAAAGTCGTGACGGATTTCAAAAGGGAACTCCCGGAAGCCGTCATTTATGTATATGACAACAATTCAACGGATGATACAGCTGCTATTGCCAGAGAGGCAGGAGCCGTCGTCAGGAAGGAATACCGCCAGGGAAAGGGGAACGTCATCCGTTCCATGTTCCGTGATATCGATGCAGAATGCTACATCATGACGGACGGGGATGATACATATCCCGCAGAATGCGCCCGCGAAATGGCGGATATGGTTCTTTCGGGGCAGGCGGATATGGTCGTGGGTGACCGCCTTTCCTCCAGTTACTTTGAAGAAAACAAGCGGCCCTTCCATAATTCAGGAAATGTGGTTGTCCGCCGCTTCATCAATATGTTCTGGGGCAAAAACAGCCATGACATCAAGGACGTCATGACCGGCTATCGTGCTTTTTCCACCATGTTCGTCAAGACGTTCCCGATCCTTTCCAAAGGATTTGAAATTGAAACGGAAATGACGATTCATGCGCTGGATAAGAACCTTCTTATCCGAAACCTTCCCGTATCATACAGGGACAGACCGGAAGGGAGCGTCAGCAAGCTCCACACCTTCCGCGACGGGATCAGGGTACTCCGCACGATTTTCCTTCTTTACAAGGATTACAGGCCGCTCCGTTTTTTCACGATGGCATCACTCATCCTTGCCCTGATCGCCCTTCTTCTTTTTATCCCCGTATTCCATGAATACGTAATGACGGGACTTGTGCCCAAACTTCCAACGCTTGTCACATCAGGATTCTTCATGGTATCTGCCGTTGTGGCGCTTGGGATAGGTCTTGTCCTTGATACGGAAGTGAAGAACAGCAGGAAAAATCTCGAGATCCAGATGAATATCATCCAGATGATGCTGAAGAAGTAA
- a CDS encoding GtrA family protein, translating to MIKKLILKYFPSEERFWEVFRFLLVGGGCFVLEYVLLYTLTEYGGLPPLYSAPIAFTISLILNYFLCVNFVFHAEHQSRSQVVLFVVTSLMGLGINQVTMWIFIDLVGIWYMFAKVIASAIVMIWNYFTKRFILHH from the coding sequence ATGATTAAGAAACTGATATTGAAATACTTTCCATCCGAAGAACGATTCTGGGAAGTCTTCCGCTTTCTCCTTGTGGGCGGCGGATGCTTTGTACTCGAATACGTTCTTCTTTACACACTGACAGAGTATGGCGGCCTTCCTCCGTTGTATTCAGCGCCGATCGCCTTCACAATCTCGCTCATATTGAACTACTTTCTCTGCGTCAACTTCGTCTTCCATGCCGAGCATCAGAGCCGCTCGCAGGTGGTCCTCTTCGTCGTGACATCCCTTATGGGACTTGGCATCAATCAGGTGACTATGTGGATTTTCATCGATCTTGTCGGCATCTGGTACATGTTTGCCAAAGTCATCGCTTCGGCCATCGTCATGATCTGGAACTACTTCACCAAACGCTTCATCCTGCACCATTGA
- a CDS encoding uracil-DNA glycosylase → MTIDAFIKSLASYEGALTFNPWKDTDLRYEVENAPSIRKEQLHDYLSRRVGKAKLLLIAEACGYQGGHFTGIAMTCERMILNEHPAVNSLMILGKDGKRTSRKDSPMITKPTQKEKGFNEPTDSVVWKACLDAGLAADEFILWNIYPFHPHKKDDLLSNRTPTDDELAIGLSYTKELLSLTGSLPLLAIGKKSESTLLDAGFSVKGLRHPANGGANIFRNQLADFFRK, encoded by the coding sequence ATGACTATCGATGCATTCATTAAGAGCCTTGCTTCCTACGAGGGAGCGCTCACCTTCAATCCCTGGAAAGATACGGACCTTCGTTATGAAGTGGAAAATGCGCCATCCATCAGGAAAGAGCAGCTTCACGACTACCTCTCCCGCCGCGTTGGGAAGGCAAAGCTTCTTCTGATCGCTGAGGCATGCGGTTATCAGGGCGGACACTTCACAGGGATCGCCATGACATGCGAGCGCATGATATTAAACGAGCATCCTGCAGTGAACAGCCTCATGATCCTAGGAAAAGATGGAAAACGGACAAGCAGGAAAGACTCTCCTATGATTACAAAGCCCACACAGAAGGAAAAAGGATTCAATGAACCGACCGATTCCGTCGTATGGAAAGCATGCCTCGACGCCGGCCTTGCCGCCGATGAGTTCATCTTATGGAATATCTATCCTTTCCATCCTCATAAGAAGGATGACCTCCTTTCCAACAGGACGCCGACAGATGATGAACTTGCCATCGGGCTCTCCTACACAAAAGAGCTCCTTTCCCTTACCGGATCCCTTCCCCTTCTTGCCATAGGAAAGAAAAGCGAGAGCACGCTCCTGGATGCAGGCTTCTCCGTCAAAGGACTCCGCCATCCCGCTAACGGCGGTGCTAACATCTTCAGAAACCAGCTTGCCGATTTCTTCAGGAAATAA
- a CDS encoding glycosyltransferase family 39 protein — translation MSTKRQKKEKKEKARQEAFSTSHVTEKSLGFIFILAFAFLLWGSWGLPITDPVESNYALTAKEMVMSGNWMSPQIYGIYWYDKPIMVYWLLSISYSILGFTDLAARLPSAFCGALSVMLLTWYVRRILKDNIAAIWAGLMLALSFEFWIISHAIITDSILLLFTIPTLLSAYIGVMEGSRKHLIIAYAAAGFACLTKGPVGLVLPGILLVLWCLSMKEPKKILSLFPITGILAFLVVVLPWYGGMYAIHGSDFVSQFLGLHNIARATVSEHPEDNHWYYYLVIFPAALLPWTGMTIYEAVKQWKEKTPFYRFLMVWMIGTILFYTLMATKYVTYTYISIVPAIILSAMCALRVREGEKASSLCAYGGFFFLIAALVAGTIYIKEGSWLLFYAVILYAIWELILRWKKSSGRRLTVISAVTASAYLFIIMEGLPNYLPSRSIMDSANDIHDAPGIHYFFHSYPAGYTYYTGETGTRLVPSLPDEEKRSALWNEKYVMPSESDEDFAKEYKDSGKSVYLFVSKSDMKYFKEWPMKDDFTKDKDLPRGTLYHLNDEPDAAGETAPLSPAEEN, via the coding sequence TTGAGCACGAAACGACAGAAAAAAGAAAAGAAGGAAAAAGCAAGGCAGGAAGCGTTCTCGACTTCCCATGTGACAGAGAAGTCTTTGGGATTCATCTTCATCCTTGCCTTTGCATTCCTGCTCTGGGGATCCTGGGGTCTCCCCATTACCGACCCCGTCGAATCCAATTATGCGCTGACGGCTAAGGAAATGGTCATGTCCGGCAACTGGATGTCCCCGCAGATTTACGGCATTTACTGGTATGACAAGCCGATCATGGTTTACTGGCTGCTTTCCATCAGCTATTCCATCCTGGGCTTCACGGATCTCGCAGCAAGGCTCCCCTCTGCCTTCTGCGGAGCACTTTCCGTCATGCTCCTTACCTGGTACGTAAGACGGATCCTCAAGGATAATATTGCAGCCATCTGGGCAGGGCTCATGCTGGCGCTTTCCTTTGAATTCTGGATCATCTCCCATGCCATCATCACGGACAGCATCCTTCTTCTCTTTACGATTCCGACCCTTCTTTCCGCCTACATCGGCGTCATGGAAGGAAGCAGGAAGCATCTGATCATTGCTTATGCTGCTGCCGGCTTTGCCTGCCTTACCAAAGGGCCTGTCGGGCTTGTCCTTCCGGGCATCCTTCTTGTCCTCTGGTGCCTTTCCATGAAAGAGCCGAAGAAGATTCTTTCCCTCTTCCCCATCACGGGCATCCTTGCTTTCCTTGTCGTCGTCCTTCCCTGGTACGGCGGCATGTATGCCATTCATGGAAGCGACTTCGTTTCCCAGTTCCTCGGCCTGCACAATATAGCAAGAGCCACCGTTTCCGAGCATCCGGAAGACAATCACTGGTACTACTACCTTGTCATCTTCCCGGCCGCTCTCCTTCCCTGGACCGGAATGACGATTTATGAAGCCGTCAAACAGTGGAAAGAAAAGACCCCGTTCTACCGTTTCCTCATGGTCTGGATGATCGGCACGATCCTTTTCTACACCCTTATGGCGACAAAGTATGTGACCTACACTTATATTTCCATCGTTCCCGCCATTATTCTTTCCGCCATGTGCGCGCTCCGCGTGCGTGAAGGGGAAAAAGCATCGAGCCTCTGCGCCTACGGCGGTTTCTTCTTCCTGATTGCCGCTCTTGTGGCAGGCACCATTTACATCAAGGAAGGCAGCTGGCTTCTTTTCTACGCTGTCATCCTTTACGCCATCTGGGAACTCATCCTCCGCTGGAAAAAGAGCAGCGGCCGCCGTCTGACGGTTATTTCCGCCGTTACCGCTTCGGCTTACCTCTTCATCATCATGGAAGGACTCCCTAACTACCTTCCGTCGCGTTCCATCATGGATTCAGCCAATGATATCCATGATGCGCCAGGCATCCATTACTTCTTCCATTCCTACCCGGCCGGCTATACGTACTATACCGGGGAAACTGGCACCCGCCTTGTTCCTTCTCTTCCTGATGAAGAAAAGAGAAGCGCTCTCTGGAATGAAAAGTATGTCATGCCGTCCGAGTCTGATGAAGACTTCGCCAAGGAATACAAAGACTCCGGCAAGTCCGTCTACCTCTTTGTCTCCAAGAGCGACATGAAGTACTTCAAAGAATGGCCTATGAAAGATGATTTCACAAAGGATAAGGACCTTCCAAGAGGAACACTTTACCATTTGAATGATGAACCGGATGCAGCGGGCGAAACAGCGCCCCTCTCCCCGGCTGAAGAAAACTGA